A genomic segment from Elusimicrobiota bacterium encodes:
- a CDS encoding Spy/CpxP family protein refolding chaperone → MLKYFFGLVLVSGFYSFLFSQQISGGPPEFIKGLNLTQEQMEKMKAIGQANESEMAVLSSRMNILQKELEARMKDPNATESSLNSKVNEIAATLQKLIKKGIEMKFKMKTILTQEQWKKMHESGMFPPMMGGGPMGGPMSGSQQQMPPREQMPQGQPGQPMPPMPPPEQK, encoded by the coding sequence ATGCTAAAATATTTTTTTGGTTTAGTGTTGGTATCAGGTTTTTATTCTTTTTTGTTTTCACAACAAATTTCTGGAGGCCCACCTGAATTTATTAAAGGACTAAATTTAACTCAGGAACAGATGGAGAAAATGAAAGCAATTGGTCAGGCAAATGAGTCAGAAATGGCAGTGCTAAGTTCCAGAATGAATATTTTACAGAAGGAATTAGAAGCCCGAATGAAAGACCCTAATGCTACGGAATCATCACTGAATTCAAAGGTTAATGAAATAGCAGCCACACTGCAAAAACTTATAAAAAAAGGTATTGAAATGAAGTTCAAAATGAAAACAATTTTAACTCAGGAGCAATGGAAGAAAATGCACGAAAGTGGAATGTTCCCACCAATGATGGGCGGCGGTCCAATGGGCGGTCCAATGAGTGGTAGTCAACAGCAGATGCCACCGAGAGAGCAAATGCCACAAGGTCAGCCTGGACAACCAATGCCACCAATGCCACCACCAGAACAAAAATAA